A genomic window from Micromonospora sp. WMMA1947 includes:
- a CDS encoding cobalamin biosynthesis protein → MANATGLVAGYAFDALLGDPRRWHPVAGFGRAAGALERRVYRPDRTAGAAFTALAVGAPVLLGAAATLATRRHPMARAALVAAGTWTVLGGRTLRHESRVMARSLGRADLPAARARLGNLCGRDPSALDEPELARATVESVAENTSDAVVAPLVWGAVAGLPGLLGYRAANTLDAMVGHRSPRYARFGTPAARLDDALNLVPSRLTGLLTVAVAPVAHGDRAAAWHVWRRDRADHPSPNAGQCEAAMAGALGVRLGGRNVYFGRAETRPFLGDGPRPEARHLKRAARISGAVGVAALGLAALYPVTVGRLAGAAGRAALGAFTRAARGPGRAARASSSAAEAGSGHRGSGR, encoded by the coding sequence ATGGCGAACGCGACCGGGTTGGTGGCGGGCTACGCGTTCGACGCGCTGCTCGGCGACCCCCGCCGGTGGCATCCGGTGGCCGGCTTCGGCCGGGCGGCCGGTGCGCTGGAACGGCGGGTCTACCGCCCCGACCGGACGGCCGGCGCCGCGTTCACCGCGCTCGCCGTCGGCGCGCCGGTCCTGCTCGGTGCCGCCGCCACGCTGGCGACCCGACGCCACCCGATGGCCCGGGCCGCGCTGGTGGCCGCCGGCACCTGGACGGTGCTCGGTGGGCGCACGCTGCGGCACGAGTCCCGGGTGATGGCACGGTCGCTGGGCCGCGCCGACCTGCCCGCCGCCCGGGCCCGCCTGGGCAACCTCTGCGGGCGCGACCCGTCCGCCCTCGACGAGCCCGAACTCGCCCGCGCCACAGTCGAGTCGGTCGCCGAGAACACCTCCGACGCCGTGGTCGCCCCGCTGGTCTGGGGCGCGGTCGCGGGCCTGCCCGGCCTGCTCGGCTACCGGGCGGCCAACACGCTCGACGCGATGGTCGGTCACCGCTCTCCCCGGTACGCCCGCTTCGGCACCCCGGCGGCCCGGCTGGACGACGCGCTGAACCTGGTGCCGTCCCGGCTCACCGGGCTGCTCACGGTGGCCGTCGCGCCGGTGGCGCACGGGGACCGGGCCGCCGCGTGGCACGTGTGGCGACGGGACCGGGCGGACCACCCGAGCCCGAACGCCGGCCAGTGCGAGGCGGCCATGGCGGGCGCGCTCGGCGTCCGGCTCGGTGGGCGCAACGTCTACTTCGGCCGCGCCGAGACCCGGCCGTTCCTCGGTGACGGGCCCCGCCCCGAGGCACGGCACCTGAAGCGTGCCGCCCGGATCTCCGGCGCGGTGGGTGTGGCGGCGCTCGGCCTGGCCGCGCTCTACCCGGTGACGGTCGGCCGCCTGGCCGGGGCCGCCGGCCGGGCCGCGCTGGGCGCGTTCACCCGGGCGGCCCGTGGCCCGGGCCGGGCGGCTCGCGCTTCGAGCAGCGCGGCCGAGGCGGGCAGCGGGCACCGGGGGAGCGGGCGGTGA
- a CDS encoding cobyric acid synthase: MSGGLLVAGTTSDAGKSVLTAGICRWLRRRGVRVAPFKAQNMSNNSAVVVGPDGRGGELGRAQAMQAAACGLDADLRFNPVLLKPGSDHASQVVLLGEAVDTVTAGNYHEVRARLATTAYAALAELRAEYDVVICEGAGSPAEINLRDGDYVNMGLARQAELPTIVVGDIDRGGVFASMFGTVALLDAADQALLAGFVVNKFRGDRGLLQPGLDMLHRVTGRPTYGVVPWALDLWLDAEDSLAYGRVLGRPAAPRGTDWLDIAVVRLPRISNATDVEALATEPGVRVRLTVEPAELAAADLVVLPGTKSTVADLAWLRETGLADAVLAHAAAGRPLLGICGGFQMLGRAIHDPVESRRGTVPGLGLLPLEITFEPRKTVRRAEGTAAGDVPVHGYEIHHGRVTAADPGLTPLLRYADGTGEGARLGAVHGTHWHGAFSSDAFRRRFLTEVAEAAGRTGFKVAPDTSFAAARERTLDLLGDLVEEHLDTDALWRLIESGPPPGLPFVPPGAPPAPGVVRPAAVGPAAVGPAAVERAAQ; this comes from the coding sequence GTGAGCGGCGGGCTGCTGGTCGCCGGCACCACCTCCGACGCCGGCAAGAGCGTACTCACCGCCGGCATCTGCCGCTGGCTGCGCCGCCGGGGCGTCCGGGTCGCCCCGTTCAAGGCACAGAACATGTCGAACAACTCCGCCGTGGTGGTCGGTCCGGACGGTCGCGGCGGCGAACTGGGCCGCGCCCAGGCGATGCAGGCCGCCGCCTGCGGGCTCGACGCCGACCTGCGGTTCAACCCGGTTCTGCTCAAGCCGGGCAGTGACCACGCCAGCCAGGTGGTGCTGCTCGGCGAGGCGGTGGACACGGTCACCGCCGGCAACTACCACGAGGTACGGGCCCGGCTCGCCACCACGGCGTACGCGGCGCTGGCCGAGTTGCGGGCCGAGTACGACGTGGTGATCTGCGAGGGCGCGGGCAGCCCCGCCGAGATCAACCTGCGTGACGGCGACTACGTCAACATGGGGCTGGCGCGGCAGGCCGAGCTGCCCACGATCGTGGTCGGCGACATCGACCGGGGCGGCGTGTTCGCGTCGATGTTCGGCACCGTCGCCCTGCTCGACGCGGCCGACCAGGCGCTGCTGGCCGGGTTCGTGGTGAACAAGTTCCGGGGCGACCGCGGGCTGCTCCAGCCGGGGCTGGACATGCTGCACCGGGTCACCGGCCGCCCGACGTACGGGGTGGTGCCCTGGGCACTGGACCTGTGGCTGGACGCGGAGGACTCGCTCGCGTACGGGCGGGTGCTCGGCCGGCCGGCCGCGCCCCGGGGCACCGACTGGCTCGACATCGCCGTGGTGCGGCTACCCCGGATCAGCAACGCCACCGACGTCGAGGCCCTCGCCACCGAGCCGGGTGTGCGGGTACGCCTCACCGTCGAGCCGGCCGAACTGGCCGCCGCCGATCTGGTGGTGCTCCCCGGCACCAAGTCGACTGTCGCCGACCTGGCCTGGCTGCGGGAGACCGGCCTGGCCGACGCGGTCCTGGCGCACGCCGCCGCCGGACGGCCGCTGCTCGGCATCTGCGGTGGCTTCCAGATGCTGGGCCGGGCGATCCACGACCCGGTGGAGAGCCGCCGCGGCACCGTACCGGGCCTCGGGCTGCTGCCCCTCGAGATCACCTTCGAACCCCGCAAGACGGTCCGCCGGGCCGAGGGCACCGCCGCCGGTGACGTGCCGGTGCACGGCTACGAGATCCACCACGGCCGGGTCACGGCCGCCGACCCGGGACTCACGCCGCTGCTGCGCTACGCCGACGGCACCGGTGAGGGCGCCCGCCTCGGCGCCGTGCACGGCACGCACTGGCACGGCGCCTTCTCCTCGGACGCGTTCCGCCGCCGGTTCCTGACCGAGGTCGCGGAGGCGGCCGGCCGGACCGGCTTCAAGGTCGCGCCGGACACGTCCTTCGCGGCGGCCCGGGAGCGGACGCTCGACCTGCTCGGCGACCTGGTGGAGGAGCACCTCGACACGGACGCGCTGTGGCGGCTGATCGAGTCCGGCCCGCCGCCGGGACTACCGTTCGTGCCACCCGGCGCGCCACCGGCACCGGGCGTCGTCCGGCCGGCGGCTGTGGGCCCGGCGGCTGTGGGCCCGGCCGCCGTGGAGCGCGCGGCTCAGTAG
- a CDS encoding rhodanese-like domain-containing protein, producing the protein MCPGVDALLEQARAGLRRLTPHETVEAVRGGALLIDTRTEAQRREEGELPGAIVIDRTVLEWRLDPASAWRIPEATGYDREIVVVCREGYSSSLAAASLQTLGLRQATDMIGGVQGWREAGLPMSDRPADVRY; encoded by the coding sequence ATGTGTCCGGGCGTCGACGCCCTCCTGGAACAGGCCCGCGCCGGTCTCCGCCGGCTCACCCCGCACGAGACCGTCGAGGCGGTCCGTGGCGGTGCGCTGCTTATCGACACGCGTACCGAGGCGCAGCGCCGCGAGGAGGGTGAGCTGCCCGGCGCGATCGTCATCGACCGCACGGTGCTGGAGTGGCGGCTCGACCCGGCGAGCGCGTGGCGCATCCCGGAGGCCACCGGGTACGACCGCGAGATCGTCGTGGTGTGCCGGGAGGGGTACAGCTCCAGCCTGGCCGCCGCCAGCCTCCAGACGCTGGGGCTGCGGCAGGCCACCGACATGATCGGCGGGGTGCAGGGCTGGCGGGAGGCCGGGCTGCCGATGTCCGACCGCCCGGCCGACGTGCGCTACTGA